One region of Cellvibrio zantedeschiae genomic DNA includes:
- a CDS encoding FecR family protein encodes MSNIVDFPNQEKRFDEASLWIARLDRKLTKSEEAELQHWLAQDAENGKVLMRLAQLWDKMDRLSLLSEIFQIQPRKKSYTMHYAVAASFLFACLGAFLLMPFAVEKATPELAYKTSVGEQRKILLDDGSTLILNTDSQVKVVYSPKQRLLLLSRGEIHVDVAHDTSRPLRVVANDKVVQAVGTAFDVRVLSSNKVKLWVTEGRVAIADNKHIENPVALEQEPLNNPNLFISKGEKAILSGVIQQVEKISDGEMTAQLSWQQGTIVFRGETLDEAVLEFNRYSDQTFVIHDSSLKQIRIAGVFKIGDTPSLLSTLHNNFDIQYEYDKANQILLTMDK; translated from the coding sequence GTGAGTAATATTGTGGATTTCCCCAATCAGGAAAAACGTTTTGACGAAGCCAGTTTGTGGATTGCGCGTCTGGATAGAAAATTAACCAAAAGCGAAGAAGCGGAATTACAACACTGGTTAGCGCAAGATGCCGAGAACGGCAAAGTATTAATGCGTTTGGCCCAGCTCTGGGACAAGATGGACAGACTGTCTTTGTTGTCAGAAATTTTTCAGATACAACCGCGAAAAAAATCCTACACCATGCACTACGCCGTGGCGGCATCTTTTTTGTTTGCCTGCCTGGGTGCTTTTTTGTTGATGCCATTTGCCGTGGAAAAAGCTACGCCTGAACTGGCTTACAAAACGTCTGTAGGCGAACAGCGAAAAATTTTGCTCGACGATGGCTCAACGCTGATTTTGAATACCGATAGCCAGGTGAAAGTTGTCTATTCCCCCAAGCAGCGTTTGTTGTTGCTCAGCCGCGGTGAAATTCATGTTGATGTTGCTCACGATACCTCACGGCCTTTACGCGTTGTCGCTAACGACAAAGTCGTTCAAGCAGTGGGCACTGCTTTTGATGTGCGAGTACTGAGTTCGAACAAAGTGAAATTGTGGGTTACCGAAGGGCGCGTGGCTATTGCGGATAACAAACATATTGAAAATCCTGTCGCACTGGAACAAGAGCCGCTGAATAATCCCAACCTATTTATTTCCAAAGGCGAGAAGGCAATTTTATCTGGCGTGATCCAACAGGTAGAAAAAATCAGCGATGGTGAAATGACGGCACAACTAAGCTGGCAACAAGGCACTATCGTATTTCGCGGCGAAACACTGGATGAAGCTGTGTTGGAATTTAACCGCTACAGCGACCAAACTTTTGTGATTCACGACTCCTCCCTTAAACAAATTCGTATTGCCGGTGTATTTAAAATTGGCGATACCCCCAGTTTGCTATCAACCTTGCACAATAATTTTGATATCCAATATGAATACGATAAAGCGAACCAAATCCTGTTAACCATGGATAAATGA
- a CDS encoding RNA polymerase sigma factor has protein sequence MSNRENLSTLFMGIQRSLAKVASTIAPPKEIEDIVQETYVRICEISNEEPIKSPRSFMYRIVKNLALDHVKRAENRLSISLDDSEHADIQELIEQTGEDSTFNTVASKEEFELFCRAVRELPIQCRRVFVMKKVYGYSQKEIAADLNISESTVEKHIAFGIKRCFHYMNFQLEPLPETSREDSVMEVHCE, from the coding sequence ATGTCAAACCGAGAGAATCTTTCGACCCTGTTTATGGGTATCCAGCGGAGTTTGGCCAAGGTCGCATCTACTATTGCACCGCCCAAGGAAATTGAAGACATAGTTCAGGAAACCTACGTCCGGATTTGTGAAATATCCAACGAGGAACCTATAAAAAGCCCTCGTTCGTTTATGTACCGGATTGTGAAAAACCTGGCGCTGGACCATGTCAAACGCGCGGAAAACCGGTTGTCCATCAGCCTTGATGATAGCGAGCATGCCGATATCCAGGAGCTCATTGAGCAGACGGGCGAAGATTCCACCTTCAATACAGTCGCTTCCAAAGAAGAATTTGAATTGTTTTGCAGAGCAGTTCGCGAGCTGCCTATTCAATGCAGACGCGTATTTGTGATGAAGAAAGTTTATGGTTACAGCCAAAAAGAAATTGCCGCTGATTTAAATATCAGTGAGAGCACCGTTGAAAAACATATAGCCTTCGGGATTAAACGATGTTTCCACTACATGAACTTTCAGTTGGAACCACTGCCAGAAACCAGCAGAGAAGATTCCGTCATGGAGGTTCATTGTGAGTAA
- the bla gene encoding subclass B3 metallo-beta-lactamase, with protein MKAFQILSALLVSNILVSSSAFAHDPSWSEPHAPFQITDHIYSVGTKGIGVYLITTPEGHILVDGATEEGGKIVEANIKSLGFKLSDVKYLLENHAHYDHVAGLAQIKKSTGAKLLASKNDVKALERGAHTGDNENGATKFPAVKVDRIIADGEQIKLGGISLQAVFTPGHTEGATSWLTRDTINGEDHSVFFLSSITVAGNRLINNKVSPNIVEDYRKTFARAKVIQADILLIGHPPVINHDEKHQAQKNGNPNAFVNPNELKEFVTKAEAAFDAELEKQKQK; from the coding sequence ATGAAAGCTTTTCAGATTTTAAGTGCGCTTTTAGTGTCGAACATTTTAGTTTCAAGTAGCGCCTTCGCCCACGACCCCAGCTGGAGCGAGCCTCACGCGCCCTTTCAAATTACCGATCACATCTATTCTGTGGGTACCAAAGGCATAGGTGTTTACCTGATTACCACGCCGGAAGGCCATATATTAGTCGACGGTGCTACTGAGGAAGGTGGGAAGATCGTGGAGGCTAATATAAAAAGCCTGGGCTTTAAGTTAAGCGACGTTAAATATCTTTTGGAAAACCATGCACATTACGATCATGTCGCGGGCCTTGCGCAAATAAAAAAATCTACTGGCGCTAAATTGCTTGCGAGCAAGAACGATGTAAAAGCTTTGGAGAGAGGCGCGCATACTGGCGATAATGAAAACGGCGCAACAAAATTTCCTGCTGTGAAAGTTGATCGCATCATCGCCGATGGTGAGCAAATAAAATTAGGTGGTATTAGTCTGCAAGCGGTATTTACACCGGGCCACACCGAAGGCGCAACCAGTTGGTTAACGCGCGATACAATTAACGGCGAAGATCACAGCGTGTTTTTCTTAAGCAGTATTACTGTGGCGGGAAATCGTTTAATTAATAATAAAGTGAGCCCTAACATCGTTGAGGATTACCGCAAAACTTTTGCGCGCGCCAAGGTGATCCAGGCAGATATTTTATTGATTGGCCATCCGCCTGTTATTAATCACGATGAAAAACACCAAGCGCAAAAAAACGGTAACCCGAATGCGTTTGTTAACCCAAATGAATTAAAGGAATTTGTCACCAAAGCAGAAGCTGCTTTTGACGCTGAATTAGAAAAGCAAAAGCAGAAATGA
- a CDS encoding DUF4097 family beta strand repeat-containing protein — protein MFSMSRNKIVYSALTLAVAFNSAMAFAAEGERTVTLQEDIAQAELLRLEIPAGDVEIIGTAGTGLTAVVTVVCQKENQENCYKLIKELGWSKKTGTVTELSLSPAGITRYDHITLKVKIGVPKDKKLDVNLSAGELRISDTSACLTAEVNAGELNIRLKENQFASAELSAKVGDAHVISPTGEKIEGDRSLLVGANASWKGTGSCQTKASVLAGEVQLRLN, from the coding sequence ATGTTTAGCATGAGTCGCAACAAAATCGTCTACAGCGCCCTTACCTTGGCGGTGGCGTTCAATTCTGCCATGGCTTTTGCAGCAGAAGGTGAACGAACAGTAACCTTGCAAGAGGATATTGCTCAGGCGGAGCTCCTGCGGTTAGAAATACCCGCTGGTGATGTGGAAATCATTGGCACGGCGGGTACTGGTTTAACTGCAGTGGTTACGGTAGTTTGCCAGAAAGAAAATCAGGAAAACTGTTACAAGCTGATCAAAGAATTAGGCTGGAGCAAAAAAACTGGCACGGTCACCGAGTTGAGCTTAAGCCCGGCTGGAATTACCCGTTACGATCACATTACCCTTAAGGTGAAAATCGGCGTACCCAAAGATAAAAAATTGGACGTTAACTTGAGCGCTGGCGAACTGCGCATTAGCGACACCAGCGCCTGCCTCACTGCCGAAGTCAACGCCGGTGAGCTCAATATCAGGCTCAAGGAAAATCAATTTGCCTCGGCAGAGCTCAGCGCCAAAGTTGGCGATGCACATGTAATTTCCCCTACAGGCGAAAAAATCGAAGGTGACCGCTCGCTGTTGGTAGGTGCAAATGCAAGCTGGAAAGGCACGGGCTCTTGCCAGACCAAAGCCAGTGTTCTGGCTGGTGAAGTGCAACTTAGGCTCAATTAG
- a CDS encoding DeoR/GlpR family DNA-binding transcription regulator — protein MTKRNTQQRRRAIIDLLNASGEVSVEALAGQFVTSEVTIRKDLAALETNGLLLRRYGGAVPVPQELIANPAEEKVSVRKQAIAKAAAALIRDHNRIILDSGSSTTSALLPELSSKQGLVVMTNSLSIANALRELENEPTILMTGGTWDPKSEGFQGQLAEQILRSYNFDQFFIGADGLDLTRGTTTFNELYSLSRVMAEVAREVIVMAESDKISRKIPNLELPWSAVKVLVTDDGISSQDKTRIEQQGVQVICATL, from the coding sequence ATGACCAAACGTAACACTCAACAGCGTCGCCGCGCCATTATTGACCTGCTTAACGCCAGTGGCGAAGTCAGTGTTGAGGCTTTGGCGGGGCAGTTTGTGACCTCAGAAGTTACGATTCGAAAGGATCTTGCCGCTTTAGAAACCAATGGTTTGCTGTTGCGCCGTTACGGTGGCGCTGTTCCAGTTCCGCAAGAGCTCATTGCCAACCCCGCCGAAGAAAAAGTTTCAGTTCGTAAACAAGCCATTGCTAAAGCCGCTGCTGCGCTTATCCGCGACCACAACCGCATCATTCTGGATAGCGGTAGCTCCACCACCTCCGCCCTTTTGCCTGAACTTTCCAGCAAGCAAGGCTTGGTGGTGATGACCAATTCCCTCAGCATCGCCAACGCCCTGCGCGAGCTGGAAAACGAACCCACGATTCTTATGACCGGCGGCACTTGGGACCCAAAATCAGAAGGCTTCCAGGGCCAGTTGGCCGAACAAATACTGCGCTCCTATAACTTTGACCAATTCTTTATAGGTGCAGACGGACTGGATTTAACACGCGGAACAACTACCTTTAATGAGCTTTACAGCCTGAGCCGCGTTATGGCCGAAGTTGCGCGCGAAGTGATTGTGATGGCCGAGTCCGACAAAATCAGCCGCAAAATTCCCAATCTGGAATTGCCCTGGTCAGCGGTAAAAGTATTGGTGACTGACGACGGAATTAGTAGCCAAGACAAAACAAGAATTGAGCAACAAGGTGTGCAAGTAATTTGCGCAACCTTGTAG
- the glmS gene encoding glutamine--fructose-6-phosphate transaminase (isomerizing), with the protein MCGIVGAVAQRDVVEILVEGLRRLEYRGYDSAGVAVISNGGELQRLRRLGKVKELSDAVKAEPTPGGTGIAHTRWATHGEPSERNAHPHVSNEHIAVVHNGIIENHANLRRLLQEEGYVFTSDTDTEVIAHLVEKELKATGNLLAAVQKSVKNLHGAYGTVLMDKNDSSRLVVARSGSPLVIGLGIGENFIASDQLALLPVTRRFIFLEEGDVAEITRQTIKIFDKDGKAVERQIHESTASYDAGDKGQYRHFMLKEIYEQPNAVLNTLEGRLSNESVMDETFGNGAAELFKKVKHIQIVACGTSYHSAMVARYWLESLAGISCNVEIASEFRYRKSFVQPNSMVVTISQSGETADTLAALRLAKELGYLGSLSICNVAGSSLVRESDLAFMTRAGAEIGVASTKAFTTQLVGLAMLVLAIGKYNGLSAEQQKDMVAALKNLPAKLEESLKLAEGIEALAEEFADKHHALFLGRGDQYPIAMEGALKLKEISYIHAEAYAAGELKHGPLALIDAEMPIIVVAPNNDLLEKLKSNVEEVRARGGILYVFADVDAQFESDETMRVINVPHIHPWLAPILYTLPLQLLSYYVAIIKGTDVDQPRNLAKSVTVE; encoded by the coding sequence ATGTGTGGAATTGTAGGCGCAGTTGCGCAGCGTGATGTAGTAGAAATTTTGGTAGAAGGCCTGCGTCGCCTTGAATACCGTGGTTATGATTCTGCGGGTGTTGCCGTTATTAGCAATGGCGGTGAATTGCAACGCTTGCGTCGTCTCGGCAAAGTAAAAGAATTGTCAGATGCAGTAAAAGCAGAACCAACACCAGGCGGCACTGGCATAGCACATACACGCTGGGCAACTCACGGCGAGCCAAGCGAGCGCAACGCGCATCCACACGTTTCCAATGAACACATCGCGGTAGTGCACAACGGCATTATCGAAAACCATGCAAACCTGCGTCGCCTTTTGCAAGAAGAAGGTTATGTATTTACGTCAGATACAGACACAGAAGTTATCGCGCACTTGGTAGAAAAAGAATTAAAAGCAACCGGCAATTTATTAGCAGCCGTACAAAAATCTGTTAAAAATTTACACGGTGCTTACGGCACAGTGTTGATGGATAAAAACGATTCATCGCGTTTAGTGGTTGCCCGTTCTGGGTCACCACTCGTAATTGGTTTGGGTATTGGCGAAAACTTTATCGCATCAGATCAACTTGCATTGTTGCCAGTAACGCGCCGCTTTATCTTTTTGGAAGAAGGCGATGTTGCAGAAATCACTCGCCAAACGATTAAAATTTTCGACAAAGATGGCAAAGCCGTTGAGCGTCAAATCCACGAATCAACCGCAAGTTACGACGCTGGTGACAAAGGCCAATATCGCCACTTCATGCTTAAAGAAATTTACGAACAACCTAACGCTGTGTTGAACACATTGGAAGGTCGTTTGAGCAATGAATCCGTAATGGATGAAACTTTCGGCAACGGCGCTGCTGAATTATTCAAAAAAGTAAAACACATTCAAATCGTGGCTTGCGGCACCAGCTACCATTCAGCAATGGTTGCGCGTTACTGGTTGGAATCTCTCGCGGGTATTTCATGTAACGTAGAAATCGCCAGCGAATTCCGCTACAGAAAATCATTCGTGCAACCTAACAGCATGGTAGTCACCATCAGCCAATCTGGTGAAACGGCAGATACTTTAGCCGCATTGCGTTTGGCAAAAGAACTCGGCTACTTGGGAAGCCTTTCTATTTGTAACGTTGCAGGTTCGTCATTAGTGCGCGAATCAGATCTCGCATTTATGACACGCGCCGGTGCAGAAATTGGTGTGGCATCAACCAAAGCATTTACCACGCAATTAGTGGGCTTGGCGATGTTGGTTTTAGCCATTGGTAAATATAATGGCTTAAGTGCAGAGCAACAAAAAGACATGGTTGCCGCACTTAAAAACTTGCCTGCGAAATTAGAAGAATCTTTGAAGCTTGCAGAAGGCATTGAAGCGCTCGCTGAAGAATTTGCAGACAAACACCATGCACTTTTCTTGGGCCGTGGCGATCAATACCCAATCGCAATGGAAGGTGCATTGAAGTTAAAAGAAATTTCTTACATCCACGCAGAAGCATACGCAGCGGGCGAATTAAAACACGGCCCACTCGCATTGATCGACGCAGAAATGCCCATCATCGTAGTTGCACCAAATAACGACTTGTTGGAAAAATTAAAATCCAACGTAGAAGAAGTTCGCGCACGCGGCGGTATCTTGTATGTGTTTGCCGATGTAGACGCACAATTCGAATCCGACGAAACCATGCGCGTTATCAACGTGCCGCATATTCACCCATGGTTAGCGCCAATTCTCTACACCTTGCCGTTGCAGTTGTTGAGTTACTACGTGGCAATTATTAAGGGCACAGATGTGGATCAGCCTCGTAATTTGGCAAAATCGGTTACTGTGGAATAA
- a CDS encoding exonuclease domain-containing protein has translation MLKHFPLPCVIVDIETTGGNVTYDRITEIGIIEVTENGITEWSTLINPRTKVPETIQRLTGITNAMVESAPYFEQVAKEIILKLQGKLFIAHNVRFDYGFIRNEFARLAYTYKAKLMCTVKLSRFLYSECDGHSLEKIIKRHQIFVSDRHRALADAQATYTFMRIAEDEHGEDKIKSAIAHQYRKESIPAGFDATLIDELPNSPGVYYFWGENKELLYIGKSINIRKRVLSHFTSDHKSSKEMKICQQTRHVTFDKTAGELTALILESKKVKELNPIYNRRLRRVSKFYSVHLEENAEGLLKPHIFSVSEIPAGRKKLYGLFPSNKKARDSLELISNEHKLCYQVIGLEQTAKRACTSHQLKKCEGYCVGKQSAVVHNLKLLQGLSTLALKTWPYQGPIALIEQCKHDEREVHLLVDNWCILGAADSVADYSEILNKTSAPEIDRDIYKYLVKAIYSKSMSIKLQPLFK, from the coding sequence ATGCTTAAACATTTTCCTTTGCCTTGCGTTATTGTTGATATAGAAACAACGGGCGGCAATGTTACTTATGATCGTATTACCGAAATCGGTATTATCGAAGTCACCGAAAACGGCATTACGGAATGGTCAACACTCATTAATCCCAGGACGAAAGTTCCCGAGACTATCCAGCGTCTCACTGGCATCACCAATGCTATGGTTGAATCAGCGCCTTACTTTGAACAAGTTGCCAAAGAAATCATTTTAAAATTACAAGGAAAGTTATTTATAGCCCATAACGTGCGTTTTGATTATGGATTTATCCGCAATGAATTTGCGCGTTTGGCCTACACCTATAAAGCAAAACTAATGTGCACCGTAAAACTTTCGCGTTTTCTTTACAGCGAGTGCGACGGCCACAGTCTTGAGAAAATTATCAAGCGCCACCAAATTTTCGTGAGTGACCGACATCGCGCATTGGCAGATGCCCAAGCAACCTACACCTTTATGCGAATTGCTGAAGACGAACATGGCGAAGACAAAATCAAATCGGCTATTGCGCACCAATACCGTAAAGAAAGTATTCCCGCAGGCTTCGATGCAACCTTGATTGATGAATTACCCAATTCACCGGGCGTGTATTATTTTTGGGGCGAAAACAAAGAGCTTTTGTATATTGGTAAAAGCATCAATATTCGTAAGCGGGTTCTGTCGCATTTTACGTCCGATCATAAATCATCAAAGGAAATGAAAATTTGCCAACAAACACGTCATGTCACTTTTGATAAAACCGCTGGTGAATTAACCGCGCTAATTCTCGAATCCAAAAAAGTAAAAGAGTTAAACCCAATTTATAATCGCAGGCTGCGCAGGGTTAGCAAATTTTATAGCGTTCATTTGGAAGAAAATGCGGAAGGGCTTTTAAAGCCACACATATTCTCGGTATCAGAAATACCCGCAGGGCGAAAAAAACTCTACGGCTTATTCCCCTCCAATAAAAAAGCCCGCGACAGTTTGGAGTTAATCAGCAACGAACATAAACTTTGTTACCAAGTGATTGGCCTTGAACAAACTGCCAAGCGAGCATGCACAAGTCACCAACTAAAAAAATGCGAAGGTTACTGTGTGGGCAAACAATCTGCCGTGGTCCATAACCTTAAACTCTTGCAAGGCTTATCAACACTAGCGCTTAAAACCTGGCCCTACCAAGGCCCAATAGCGCTTATCGAGCAATGCAAACACGACGAAAGAGAGGTACACCTACTGGTAGATAACTGGTGCATTTTGGGTGCGGCAGACTCAGTAGCGGACTACAGCGAAATATTAAATAAAACATCCGCGCCAGAAATCGACAGGGATATTTATAAATATCTTGTGAAAGCGATTTACAGCAAAAGTATGTCGATAAAGCTGCAACCCTTATTTAAATGA
- a CDS encoding hybrid sensor histidine kinase/response regulator → MTEHDLRWLQRFTSALGLCTLIAGVISFSGWALDIPRLTDWLNDGISIQPNTTVLIALAGAAVLLLQYEYFKSTILLGGFVAFIGALNLLQYMVDADFGFNHQLLFGREWGRAATMAPGRFGPPASISFVIIGISLALLGARKNNLCRLVPGLALFVVLLMMFSLLGYMFGARNFYAIPWLSAISLPSAAMLMTLAVSLIMSAPQHQPMLLLIERSSAGAMARKVLPILILMIPLLIWLRVKGYELGLFDLGTSRALGAAALMCGSVLLMWKALQDLRRQEQREREADKRKDEFIATLAHELRNPLAPIGNAASMLKFAQSKPEVLGQATNIIERQLSHLVRLVDELLDVSRISQGKIELSRERIELSSVVQQSLEICKPLAEAASHKITVNLPSQPIYLNADPVRLSQVLSNLLVNACKFTNKNGHISLDVHTNNRSLTITVEDNGIGIPPTMLKTIFEIFSQVDQSLERSRSGLGIGLTLTKRLVELHGGNIEAFSEGLGKGSEFIVRLPIVIDEAPTLAASKNVEKPTAKKRILIADDNVDSANTLAEFLRLMGNEIFVVHDGEQAVVVANAQRPDAILLDIGMPNLNGFETCQQIRKHPWAENILIIALTGWGQDEDRRKSAQAGFNEHFVKPVDLTKLMELLATPVATKD, encoded by the coding sequence GTGACTGAACATGATCTGCGTTGGCTGCAACGATTCACATCAGCTTTAGGCTTATGCACATTAATAGCCGGTGTTATTTCATTCAGTGGTTGGGCCCTGGATATCCCACGCCTTACAGACTGGCTGAATGACGGTATTTCAATTCAACCCAATACAACTGTATTGATCGCGCTAGCTGGTGCCGCAGTATTGTTACTGCAATATGAATATTTTAAGTCCACCATTTTACTGGGCGGATTTGTTGCCTTTATTGGAGCACTCAATTTGCTGCAATACATGGTTGACGCAGATTTTGGTTTTAATCATCAGCTGCTCTTTGGTCGCGAATGGGGTCGCGCCGCTACCATGGCACCAGGCCGCTTTGGCCCACCGGCATCAATATCGTTTGTCATCATTGGCATCTCACTAGCGTTATTGGGAGCGCGTAAAAATAATTTGTGTCGGCTCGTTCCTGGTCTCGCTCTTTTTGTCGTGCTGCTTATGATGTTCTCGCTTTTAGGTTACATGTTTGGCGCGCGCAATTTTTACGCTATACCCTGGCTCTCAGCTATTTCCCTACCGAGCGCGGCAATGCTAATGACGCTAGCAGTGAGTTTGATCATGAGCGCCCCGCAACACCAGCCAATGCTTTTATTAATCGAACGCTCAAGCGCCGGTGCAATGGCAAGAAAAGTTCTGCCGATTTTGATTCTTATGATTCCGCTGCTCATTTGGCTTCGAGTCAAAGGATACGAGCTCGGTTTATTTGATCTTGGCACGAGCCGGGCCTTAGGCGCAGCGGCCTTGATGTGCGGTTCAGTCTTATTAATGTGGAAGGCATTACAAGATTTGCGCCGTCAGGAACAACGCGAACGTGAAGCAGATAAACGTAAAGACGAATTCATCGCAACCTTGGCTCATGAGTTGCGCAACCCTCTCGCTCCCATTGGCAACGCCGCGTCAATGTTAAAATTTGCACAAAGCAAACCAGAAGTATTGGGACAGGCAACCAACATTATTGAGCGACAGCTTTCACACCTCGTGCGACTCGTGGATGAATTGCTCGACGTGAGCCGCATAAGCCAGGGAAAAATTGAACTGAGCCGTGAGCGCATCGAGTTGTCGTCAGTGGTTCAACAATCGCTCGAAATTTGTAAACCATTAGCAGAAGCGGCAAGCCACAAAATTACCGTTAATCTGCCTAGCCAACCCATTTATTTAAATGCTGATCCGGTTCGGTTATCCCAAGTGCTAAGCAACTTGCTCGTCAACGCCTGCAAGTTCACCAACAAAAATGGCCACATAAGTTTGGATGTTCACACCAATAATCGCAGCCTGACAATAACCGTAGAAGACAACGGTATCGGCATTCCTCCCACGATGCTTAAAACTATTTTCGAAATATTTTCGCAAGTCGACCAATCCCTGGAGCGATCACGAAGTGGCTTGGGCATTGGTCTTACCTTAACCAAGCGTTTGGTTGAACTCCACGGCGGCAACATTGAAGCCTTTAGTGAAGGGTTAGGTAAAGGCAGTGAGTTTATCGTGCGTTTGCCAATTGTTATTGATGAAGCACCAACACTTGCAGCATCAAAAAACGTAGAAAAACCCACGGCAAAAAAACGCATTCTCATTGCCGATGATAATGTCGATAGCGCAAACACCCTGGCGGAATTTTTAAGGTTAATGGGTAATGAAATTTTTGTAGTGCATGATGGAGAACAAGCCGTTGTTGTGGCAAATGCGCAACGCCCGGATGCCATCTTGCTAGACATAGGCATGCCTAATTTAAATGGCTTTGAAACCTGCCAACAAATTCGCAAACATCCATGGGCAGAAAATATTTTAATTATTGCGCTAACCGGTTGGGGCCAAGATGAAGACAGACGTAAATCTGCACAAGCAGGATTTAACGAGCATTTCGTAAAACCTGTTGACCTTACCAAGTTGATGGAATTGTTAGCGACACCCGTCGCAACAAAAGATTGA
- a CDS encoding glutathione S-transferase family protein, producing the protein MTITITAFEKSPDGGKGLARDTRVRWALEEVGQPYQVRYLSFQAMKEPAHLALQPFGQIPTYEEGDIALFETGAIVLHIAQTYAGLLPNDNTRARSISWMFAAVNTIEPPILELVTAKIFEGDKPWANERIPLVAERIRNRLTQLSNYLGDNEWLQGAFSAGDLMMVSVLLRLRPSAILNEFPNLAAYVARGEARPAYQRAFAAQYAANNP; encoded by the coding sequence ATGACAATCACCATTACAGCGTTTGAAAAATCACCCGACGGCGGCAAAGGTTTAGCGCGCGACACACGCGTGCGCTGGGCGCTTGAAGAAGTGGGCCAGCCATATCAGGTTCGCTATTTATCCTTTCAGGCAATGAAAGAACCCGCGCACCTTGCGCTGCAACCCTTTGGCCAAATCCCCACTTACGAAGAAGGCGATATTGCCCTGTTTGAAACAGGAGCCATTGTTTTACACATCGCACAAACTTACGCAGGCTTACTGCCAAACGACAACACTCGAGCACGCTCCATCAGTTGGATGTTTGCAGCAGTCAACACCATAGAGCCACCCATTCTGGAATTAGTAACCGCAAAAATTTTTGAGGGCGATAAGCCATGGGCTAACGAACGAATACCTTTAGTAGCAGAGCGCATTCGCAACCGCCTCACACAACTGTCCAATTACCTTGGCGATAACGAATGGCTGCAAGGCGCATTCAGCGCCGGCGATTTAATGATGGTATCCGTACTACTAAGATTAAGGCCATCGGCAATCCTAAATGAATTTCCAAACCTTGCAGCTTACGTCGCACGCGGCGAAGCTCGGCCCGCCTACCAGCGCGCTTTTGCTGCGCAATATGCGGCGAATAATCCATAA